The following are encoded in a window of Phocoena phocoena chromosome 2, mPhoPho1.1, whole genome shotgun sequence genomic DNA:
- the LOC136119006 gene encoding ATP synthase subunit d, mitochondrial isoform X1: MAGRKLTLKAIDWVAFGKIIPPNQKAVANSLKSWNEILTSRLAALPEKPPAIDWAYYKASVAKAGLVDDFEKKFNALKVPVPEDKYTAQVDAEEEKDVKICAEFLSLSKTRIEEYEKELEKMKNIIPFDQMTIEDLNEVFPDTKLDKKKYPYWPHQPIEQL; encoded by the coding sequence ATGGCTGGACGGAAACTTACTCTAAAAGCCATTGACTGGGTAGCTTTTGGGAAGATCATACCCCCCAACCAGAAGGCTGTTGCTAACTCCCTGAAATCCTGGAATGAGATCCTCACCTCCAGGTTGGCCGCTCTGCCTGAGAAGCCACCTGCCATCGACTGGGCTTACTACAAGGCCAGTGTGGCAAAGGCTGGCTTGGTGGATGACTTTGAGAAGAAGTTTAATGCCCTGAAGGTTCCTGTGCCGGAGGATAAATACACTGCCCAGGTGGatgctgaagaagaaaaagatgtgaAGATTTGTGCTGAGTTTTTGTCTCTCTCTAAGACCAGGATTGAGGAATACGAGAAAGAGCTGGAGAAGATGAAGAACATCATTCCATTTGATCAGATGACCATTGAGGACTTGAATGAAGTCTTCCCAGACACCAAATTAGATAAGAAGAAGTATCCCTACTGGCCTCACCAGCCAATTGAGCAATTATAA
- the LOC136119006 gene encoding ATP synthase subunit d, mitochondrial isoform X2, with product MAGRKLTLKAIDWVAFGKIIPPNQKAVANSLKSWNEILTSRLAALPEKPPAIDWAYYKASVAKAGLVDDFEKKFNICAEFLSLSKTRIEEYEKELEKMKNIIPFDQMTIEDLNEVFPDTKLDKKKYPYWPHQPIEQL from the exons ATGGCTGGACGGAAACTTACTCTAAAAGCCATTGACTGGGTAGCTTTTGGGAAGATCATACCCCCCAACCAGAAGGCTGTTGCTAACTCCCTGAAATCCTGGAATGAGATCCTCACCTCCAGGTTGGCCGCTCTGCCTGAGAAGCCACCTGCCATCGACTGGGCTTACTACAAGGCCAGTGTGGCAAAGGCTGGCTTGGTGGATGACTTTGAGAAGAAGTTTAAT ATTTGTGCTGAGTTTTTGTCTCTCTCTAAGACCAGGATTGAGGAATACGAGAAAGAGCTGGAGAAGATGAAGAACATCATTCCATTTGATCAGATGACCATTGAGGACTTGAATGAAGTCTTCCCAGACACCAAATTAGATAAGAAGAAGTATCCCTACTGGCCTCACCAGCCAATTGAGCAATTATAA
- the VPS33B gene encoding vacuolar protein sorting-associated protein 33B isoform X1 translates to MAFPHRPDAPELPDFSMLKRLARDQLIYLLEQLPGKKDLFIEADLMSPLDRIANVSILKQHEVDKLYKVENKPAFSSSEQLCFLVRPRIKNMRYIANLVNADKMAGRTRKYKVIFSPQKFYACEMVLEEEGIYGDVSCDEWAFSLLPLDVDLLSMELPEFFRDYFLEGDQCWINTVAQALHLLSTLYGPFPNCYGIGRCAKMSHELWRKLEEEEDGETKGRRPEIGHVFLLDRDVDFVTALCSQVVYEGLVDDTFRVKCGSVDFGPEVTSSDKSLKVLLNAEDKVFNEIRNEHFSNVFGFLSQKARNLQAQYDRRRGMDIKQMKNFVSQELKGLKQEHRLLSLHIGACESIMKKKTKQDFQELIKTEHALLEGFSIRESTNYIEEHIDRQVSPIESLRLMCLLSITENGLIPKDYRSLKTQYLQSYGPEHLLTFSNLRRAGLLTEQAPGDTLTAVESKVSKLVTDKAAGKITDAFSSLAKRSNFRAISKKLNLIPRVDGEYDLKVPRDMAYVFSGAYVPLSCRIIEQVLERQSWQGLDEVVRLLNCSELAFTDMTKEDKASSESLRLILVVFLGGCTFSEISALRFLGREKGYRFIFLTTAVTNSVRLMEAMSEVKA, encoded by the exons ATGGCTTTTCCCCATCGGCCGGATGCCCCAGAGCTGCCTGACTTCTCCATGCTCAAGAGGCTGGCCCGAGACCAGCTCATCTATCTGCTGGAGCAG CTTCCAGGAAAAAAGGACTTGTTCATTGAGGCAGATCTCATGAGCCCGTTGGATCGAATCGCCAATGTCTCCATCCTAAAG CAACATGAAGTAGACAAGCTGTACAAAGTGGAGAACAAGCCAGCCTTCAGCTCCAGTGAACA ATTATGCTTCTTGGTCCGACCTCGCATCAAGAATATGCGGTACATTGCCA ATCTTGTCAATGCTGACAAAATGGCTGGCCGAACTCGGAAATACAAAGTGATCTTTAGTCCTCAGAAG ttttatgCTTGCGAGATGGTGCTTGAGGAAGAGGGCATCTATGGAG ATGTGAGCTGTGACGAATGGGCCTTCTCTTTGTTGCCTCTTGATGTGGATCTGTTGAGCATGGAACTACCAGAATTTTTCAGGGACTACTTCCTG GAAGGAGATCAGTGTTGGATCAACACTGTGGCACAGGCCTTGCACCTCCTCAGCACACTCTATGGACCCTTCCCTAACTGCTATGGAATTGGCAGATGTGCTAAG ATGTCACATGAATTGTGGAGGAAactggaagaggaggaggatggtGAAACCAAGGGCCGAAGGCCAGAAATTGGACATGTCTTTCTCCTGGACAGAG ACGTGGACTTTGTGACGGCACTTTGCTCCCAGGTGGTTTACGAGGGTCTGGTGGATGACACCTTCCGCGTCAAGTGTG GGAGTGTCGACTTTGGCCCAGAAGTCACATCCTCTGACAAGAGTCTGAAGGTGCTGCTCAACGCCGAGGACAAG GTGTTTAATGAGATTCGTAACGAGCACTTCTCCAATGTCTTTGGCTTCTTGAGCCAGAAGGCCCGGAACCTGCAGGCCCAGTATGAC CGCcggagaggcatggacataaaGCAGATGAAGAACTTCGTGTCCCAGGAGCTCAAGGGACTGAAGCAAGAGCACCGCCTGCTGAGTCTCC ATATCGGGGCCTGTGAATCCATcatgaagaagaaaaccaagcAGGACTTCCAGGAGCTCATCAAGACTGAGCATG CGCTGCTGGAGGGCTTCAGCATCCGTGAGAGCACCAACTACATTGAAGAGCACATAGACCGGCAG GTGTCACCCATAGAAAGCCTTCGCCTCATGTGCCTTTTGTCCATCACTGAGAACG GTTTGATCCCCAAGGATTACCGATCCCTGAAAACCCAGTATCTGCAG AGCTATGGCCCCGAGCACCTGCTAACCTTCTCCAATCTGCGGCGAGCTGGGCTCCTAACGGAGCAGGCCCCGGGGGACACCCTCACAGCTGTGGAGAGTAAAGTGAGCAAGTTGGTGACGGACAAGGCTGCAG GAAAGATTACTGATGCCTTCAGTTCTCTGGCCAAGAGGAGCAATTTCCGCGCCATCAGCAAGAAGCTGAATTTG ATCCCACGTGTGGATGGCGAGTATGATCTGAAAGTGCCACGTGACATGGCGTATGTGTTCAGTGGTGCTTACGTGCCCCTCAGCTGCCGAATCATCGAGCAG GTGCTGGAGCGGCAAAGCTGGCAGGGCCTGGACGAAGTCGTGCGGCTTCTCAACTGCAGTGAGCTGGCATTCACAG ACATGACCAAGGAAGACAAGGCTTCCAGTGAGTCCCTGCGCCTCATCTTGGTGGTGTTCTTGGGTGGTTGCACATTCTCTGAGATCTCAGCCCTCCGGTTCCTGGGCAGAGAGAAAG GGTACAGGTTCATTTTTCTGACGACAGCAGTCACCAACAGCGTTCGCCTTATGGAGGCCATGAGTGAGGTGAAAGCCTGA
- the VPS33B gene encoding vacuolar protein sorting-associated protein 33B isoform X2 → MAFPHRPDAPELPDFSMLKRLARDQLIYLLEQQHEVDKLYKVENKPAFSSSEQLCFLVRPRIKNMRYIANLVNADKMAGRTRKYKVIFSPQKFYACEMVLEEEGIYGDVSCDEWAFSLLPLDVDLLSMELPEFFRDYFLEGDQCWINTVAQALHLLSTLYGPFPNCYGIGRCAKMSHELWRKLEEEEDGETKGRRPEIGHVFLLDRDVDFVTALCSQVVYEGLVDDTFRVKCGSVDFGPEVTSSDKSLKVLLNAEDKVFNEIRNEHFSNVFGFLSQKARNLQAQYDRRRGMDIKQMKNFVSQELKGLKQEHRLLSLHIGACESIMKKKTKQDFQELIKTEHALLEGFSIRESTNYIEEHIDRQVSPIESLRLMCLLSITENGLIPKDYRSLKTQYLQSYGPEHLLTFSNLRRAGLLTEQAPGDTLTAVESKVSKLVTDKAAGKITDAFSSLAKRSNFRAISKKLNLIPRVDGEYDLKVPRDMAYVFSGAYVPLSCRIIEQVLERQSWQGLDEVVRLLNCSELAFTDMTKEDKASSESLRLILVVFLGGCTFSEISALRFLGREKGYRFIFLTTAVTNSVRLMEAMSEVKA, encoded by the exons ATGGCTTTTCCCCATCGGCCGGATGCCCCAGAGCTGCCTGACTTCTCCATGCTCAAGAGGCTGGCCCGAGACCAGCTCATCTATCTGCTGGAGCAG CAACATGAAGTAGACAAGCTGTACAAAGTGGAGAACAAGCCAGCCTTCAGCTCCAGTGAACA ATTATGCTTCTTGGTCCGACCTCGCATCAAGAATATGCGGTACATTGCCA ATCTTGTCAATGCTGACAAAATGGCTGGCCGAACTCGGAAATACAAAGTGATCTTTAGTCCTCAGAAG ttttatgCTTGCGAGATGGTGCTTGAGGAAGAGGGCATCTATGGAG ATGTGAGCTGTGACGAATGGGCCTTCTCTTTGTTGCCTCTTGATGTGGATCTGTTGAGCATGGAACTACCAGAATTTTTCAGGGACTACTTCCTG GAAGGAGATCAGTGTTGGATCAACACTGTGGCACAGGCCTTGCACCTCCTCAGCACACTCTATGGACCCTTCCCTAACTGCTATGGAATTGGCAGATGTGCTAAG ATGTCACATGAATTGTGGAGGAAactggaagaggaggaggatggtGAAACCAAGGGCCGAAGGCCAGAAATTGGACATGTCTTTCTCCTGGACAGAG ACGTGGACTTTGTGACGGCACTTTGCTCCCAGGTGGTTTACGAGGGTCTGGTGGATGACACCTTCCGCGTCAAGTGTG GGAGTGTCGACTTTGGCCCAGAAGTCACATCCTCTGACAAGAGTCTGAAGGTGCTGCTCAACGCCGAGGACAAG GTGTTTAATGAGATTCGTAACGAGCACTTCTCCAATGTCTTTGGCTTCTTGAGCCAGAAGGCCCGGAACCTGCAGGCCCAGTATGAC CGCcggagaggcatggacataaaGCAGATGAAGAACTTCGTGTCCCAGGAGCTCAAGGGACTGAAGCAAGAGCACCGCCTGCTGAGTCTCC ATATCGGGGCCTGTGAATCCATcatgaagaagaaaaccaagcAGGACTTCCAGGAGCTCATCAAGACTGAGCATG CGCTGCTGGAGGGCTTCAGCATCCGTGAGAGCACCAACTACATTGAAGAGCACATAGACCGGCAG GTGTCACCCATAGAAAGCCTTCGCCTCATGTGCCTTTTGTCCATCACTGAGAACG GTTTGATCCCCAAGGATTACCGATCCCTGAAAACCCAGTATCTGCAG AGCTATGGCCCCGAGCACCTGCTAACCTTCTCCAATCTGCGGCGAGCTGGGCTCCTAACGGAGCAGGCCCCGGGGGACACCCTCACAGCTGTGGAGAGTAAAGTGAGCAAGTTGGTGACGGACAAGGCTGCAG GAAAGATTACTGATGCCTTCAGTTCTCTGGCCAAGAGGAGCAATTTCCGCGCCATCAGCAAGAAGCTGAATTTG ATCCCACGTGTGGATGGCGAGTATGATCTGAAAGTGCCACGTGACATGGCGTATGTGTTCAGTGGTGCTTACGTGCCCCTCAGCTGCCGAATCATCGAGCAG GTGCTGGAGCGGCAAAGCTGGCAGGGCCTGGACGAAGTCGTGCGGCTTCTCAACTGCAGTGAGCTGGCATTCACAG ACATGACCAAGGAAGACAAGGCTTCCAGTGAGTCCCTGCGCCTCATCTTGGTGGTGTTCTTGGGTGGTTGCACATTCTCTGAGATCTCAGCCCTCCGGTTCCTGGGCAGAGAGAAAG GGTACAGGTTCATTTTTCTGACGACAGCAGTCACCAACAGCGTTCGCCTTATGGAGGCCATGAGTGAGGTGAAAGCCTGA